One Succinispira mobilis DSM 6222 genomic window carries:
- a CDS encoding NAD(+) synthase produces MQYSFVKVASVSIETQVANVEANLEKIILKTREAAENGAKIIVFPELTLTGYSCQDLFYSSSLQEQVLKGLEKLLKATKMLDVLVFVGAPLAWKNELYNCAVIMLKGEILAVIPKMNIPEYGEFFEGRYFSSGANLIENKINLLGKEINCSSSIILQHKKYNNLRIGCELCEDLWSPLSPSTVHALQGANIVCNLSASNEYLGKSKQRAELLKAHTQKTKLAYIYTSAGRGESTMDVVYSDYKAIVELGEILVEADYDQEIIYAQIDLEAVHNFRRTKTAFQNKLLKLPEYTLIHFEMQIIDINEGVGRYSEKQPFLPKWVDKNNALQELFELQKISLKRRLRAVDTKCMIIGLSGGLDSTLTTLVAHSLVQEDPKLQLKLVTMPGFGTSSQTKSNAVRLAEGLGLQIQVIDIAKICEAQLQLLEHTEINDITYENVQARQRTQILLNLANKCQGILLGTADLSEIALGFCTYGGDHLSMYNVNASIPKTLVRLLVSWYAEQKASILKQLLMEIVDTVISPELLKTEDTQVQATEEIVGNYEVIDYILHYHLQHNFSREKITHMTYLTFAELYSAKEIELALENYFKRFYRNQFKRSCMPDGAKLTCVSLSPRSSWRQISDL; encoded by the coding sequence GTGCAATATTCGTTTGTGAAGGTAGCAAGTGTTTCTATTGAAACGCAAGTTGCTAATGTAGAAGCAAATTTAGAGAAAATTATTCTAAAGACTAGAGAGGCTGCCGAAAATGGAGCTAAAATAATTGTTTTTCCAGAATTAACTTTAACAGGCTATAGCTGCCAAGATTTGTTTTATAGTAGTAGTTTACAAGAACAAGTTTTGAAAGGTTTGGAAAAACTCTTAAAAGCAACTAAAATGTTAGATGTATTAGTATTTGTAGGGGCGCCACTTGCTTGGAAAAACGAGTTGTACAATTGTGCTGTGATTATGCTAAAAGGCGAAATTTTGGCGGTTATACCTAAAATGAATATTCCCGAATATGGTGAGTTTTTTGAAGGACGCTATTTTTCTTCGGGAGCTAACTTAATAGAGAATAAAATTAATTTATTAGGGAAAGAGATAAATTGTAGTAGTTCGATTATCTTACAACATAAAAAATATAATAATCTGCGAATTGGTTGCGAGCTGTGTGAAGATTTATGGTCGCCATTATCGCCAAGCACAGTTCACGCACTTCAAGGCGCAAATATTGTTTGTAATTTATCAGCAAGCAATGAGTACTTAGGTAAAAGCAAGCAAAGAGCGGAGTTGCTAAAAGCTCACACGCAAAAAACTAAATTAGCTTATATTTATACTTCCGCAGGTCGGGGAGAATCGACTATGGATGTTGTTTATTCAGACTACAAGGCTATTGTAGAACTAGGAGAAATCTTGGTTGAAGCTGACTATGATCAAGAAATTATATATGCACAAATTGATTTAGAAGCAGTTCATAATTTCAGAAGAACCAAGACTGCTTTTCAAAATAAATTGCTGAAACTTCCCGAATACACTTTGATACACTTTGAGATGCAAATTATTGATATTAATGAAGGTGTAGGTCGTTATAGCGAAAAACAGCCGTTTTTGCCCAAATGGGTGGATAAAAATAATGCTTTACAGGAGTTATTTGAATTACAGAAGATTAGTTTAAAACGTCGATTGAGAGCAGTAGATACTAAGTGTATGATCATAGGCTTATCTGGGGGATTGGATTCCACTTTAACAACTTTAGTCGCTCATAGTTTGGTTCAAGAAGATCCTAAATTGCAACTAAAGCTAGTAACTATGCCTGGATTTGGAACCAGTTCGCAAACTAAAAGTAATGCTGTTAGGCTAGCGGAAGGGTTAGGTCTACAAATACAAGTTATTGATATTGCTAAAATTTGTGAAGCACAATTACAATTGTTAGAACATACTGAGATAAACGATATAACTTACGAAAATGTTCAAGCTCGTCAAAGGACACAAATTTTATTGAATTTGGCTAATAAATGCCAAGGAATTTTATTAGGGACAGCAGATTTATCAGAAATAGCGCTAGGTTTTTGCACTTATGGTGGGGATCATTTAAGTATGTATAATGTTAACGCTAGTATCCCCAAGACTTTGGTAAGATTATTGGTTTCGTGGTATGCTGAGCAAAAAGCCAGTATTTTAAAACAATTGTTGATGGAAATTGTGGATACAGTAATAAGTCCAGAATTGTTGAAAACTGAGGATACACAAGTACAGGCGACCGAAGAAATTGTCGGAAATTATGAAGTAATTGATTATATTTTACATTACCATTTGCAACATAATTTTTCACGCGAAAAAATTACACATATGACTTATTTAACTTTTGCTGAGCTGTATTCAGCTAAAGAAATTGAATTAGCTTTAGAAAATTATTTTAAACGGTTTTATCGTAATCAATTTAAACGTAGCTGTATGCCCGATGGAGCTAAATTGACTTGTGTTTCGCTATCACCACGTTCAAGTTGGCGTCAAATTAGTGATTTGTAG
- the trkA gene encoding Trk system potassium transporter TrkA encodes MRIIIVGAGKVGYALARHLAEDNNDVVVIEENEERRDIVQNNLDVMTLGGNGASAVNLLEAGVKDAGMLIAVTASDEVNMIACMTAKRLGVSRTIARIRNEDYAQQGDISISKTLGIDVVINPELVTALEINKILSTPSSLDIEDFADGKVRMLEVKMRPTSKIIEIPLQDLVLPKHILVAGILRNNKMIIPRGQDILKASDHVFFLGETETVKDFEQNFITTRSTKLKKVFIIGAGRVGRYLAVMLENAGFDLKIIDSDKIRCELVAGQLSKSMVLFGDATDKELLVEEGIAQADAVICLTEDDKLNMLAALLTKNLGAERTFAKVGRVEYIPIMEQIGIDVTFTPQLITAGTILRMARSDDILSMSLIEGDQAEAMEILLTEDSPVIDKQLKNIDMFTECLVGAIIRNGEVIVPTGEDYLLNGDRIVVFALHNVAKKVLVIFKGRR; translated from the coding sequence ATGAGAATTATAATAGTAGGTGCTGGTAAAGTTGGTTATGCTCTAGCAAGACATTTGGCGGAAGATAATAATGATGTCGTGGTAATTGAAGAAAATGAAGAACGCCGCGATATTGTACAAAACAATTTAGATGTAATGACTTTAGGCGGCAATGGAGCTAGTGCAGTTAATTTACTTGAAGCTGGAGTGAAAGATGCTGGTATGCTAATCGCAGTTACGGCGAGTGATGAAGTAAATATGATTGCGTGTATGACGGCTAAGCGACTAGGAGTAAGTAGAACTATTGCACGGATACGCAATGAAGATTATGCCCAACAAGGAGATATCTCTATCAGTAAAACTTTGGGTATTGATGTTGTTATAAATCCAGAGTTGGTAACAGCCTTAGAAATCAATAAAATTTTGAGTACTCCTTCTAGTTTAGATATTGAGGATTTTGCCGATGGAAAGGTGCGAATGTTAGAAGTAAAAATGCGTCCTACTTCTAAAATTATTGAAATTCCTTTGCAAGATTTGGTTTTACCTAAACATATTTTAGTTGCGGGAATTTTGCGCAATAACAAAATGATTATTCCACGCGGCCAAGATATTTTAAAAGCTTCAGACCATGTTTTTTTTCTAGGGGAAACGGAAACAGTAAAGGATTTTGAGCAAAATTTTATAACAACACGCTCCACAAAGTTGAAAAAAGTATTCATTATTGGAGCGGGGCGAGTGGGACGATATTTAGCTGTAATGTTAGAAAATGCGGGATTTGATTTAAAAATTATCGATAGTGATAAAATAAGATGTGAATTAGTTGCCGGACAATTATCGAAGAGTATGGTTCTCTTTGGAGATGCTACTGATAAAGAATTGTTAGTGGAAGAGGGAATTGCGCAAGCAGATGCGGTAATTTGTTTAACGGAAGATGATAAATTAAACATGTTAGCAGCCTTATTGACCAAAAATCTTGGCGCAGAGAGAACTTTTGCTAAGGTTGGCAGAGTTGAATATATTCCCATAATGGAACAAATTGGGATAGATGTAACTTTTACGCCACAATTAATCACTGCTGGGACAATACTGCGGATGGCGCGTAGTGATGATATTTTATCGATGTCTTTAATTGAAGGTGATCAAGCGGAGGCAATGGAAATTTTATTAACTGAAGATAGCCCTGTTATTGATAAGCAACTTAAGAACATTGATATGTTTACCGAATGTCTAGTAGGTGCGATAATTAGAAATGGAGAGGTTATTGTTCCAACGGGTGAAGATTACCTGCTAAATGGTGACCGAATAGTTGTTTTTGCATTGCATAATGTTGCCAAAAAAGTTCTAGTGATATTTAAAGGTAGGAGATAG
- a CDS encoding TrkH family potassium uptake protein → MNWHFVGQSLGKFLQGYALILTTALMMGIYDTDKGVKAFTITVLVTFLLGKILARLKVAGDKSIGIREGYTIVLGIWFLATIFGAMPLYIYGATPTLISAWFESVSGLTTTGATVIGNLGEMPRSILLWRSIMHWIGGVGIIMMFVAVLPHMGVGVINLVKAEASGPTTERLVPRLKDTAIRLWIIYSCLTLAEIVLLLFTGMSLFDAVNHSMSSMACGGFSTKDSSVSHFGSWQAELIIALFMTIAGGNFNLYMHVWRKGFKVLWHNTEFKTYIGILLGAIAIVTADIFVVENYMFNITYFRDTIFQVVSFLTGTGFASANFEVWPELSKTVLVILMFLGGCAGSTAGGLKIIRVVIVCKQIWAEIKRTLHPRMIMTIKLDNRILESSVLNSVSQFFALYMLTVAVSVLLVTACGLDFNNALSATLSTLGNVGLGFGVVGPSSNAGQLPESAKFILSWCMLLGRLEFFTLLVVFQADFWRGKKGW, encoded by the coding sequence ATGAATTGGCATTTTGTAGGGCAAAGTTTAGGCAAGTTTTTGCAAGGCTATGCTTTAATTTTAACTACAGCACTAATGATGGGAATTTATGATACCGATAAAGGTGTTAAAGCTTTTACAATAACAGTTCTAGTAACTTTTTTATTAGGTAAAATATTAGCTCGCTTGAAAGTTGCTGGGGATAAGAGTATCGGTATTCGCGAAGGGTATACAATTGTATTGGGAATTTGGTTTTTAGCTACAATATTTGGGGCAATGCCCTTATACATTTATGGGGCAACGCCAACCTTGATAAGTGCCTGGTTTGAGTCTGTGTCAGGTTTGACGACTACGGGTGCGACTGTTATTGGTAATTTAGGGGAAATGCCCCGTTCGATCTTATTATGGCGTAGTATTATGCATTGGATTGGTGGCGTGGGCATAATTATGATGTTTGTGGCGGTTTTACCGCATATGGGCGTAGGTGTGATAAATTTAGTTAAAGCAGAGGCTTCTGGACCTACGACGGAGCGTTTAGTGCCCAGGTTGAAAGATACAGCAATAAGGTTATGGATAATTTATAGTTGTTTAACTTTGGCTGAAATTGTGCTGCTGCTATTTACGGGGATGAGTCTGTTTGATGCGGTAAATCACTCAATGTCAAGTATGGCTTGTGGCGGTTTTTCAACAAAAGATTCTAGTGTTAGCCATTTTGGTAGTTGGCAGGCAGAACTTATAATTGCGCTGTTCATGACGATTGCGGGCGGAAATTTTAATTTATATATGCATGTTTGGCGTAAGGGCTTTAAGGTTCTTTGGCATAATACAGAATTTAAGACTTATATTGGAATTTTGCTGGGAGCAATAGCGATTGTGACAGCCGATATTTTTGTAGTAGAAAATTACATGTTTAATATTACTTATTTTCGTGATACAATATTTCAGGTAGTATCTTTTCTTACGGGGACAGGGTTTGCATCTGCTAACTTTGAAGTTTGGCCAGAACTATCAAAAACAGTGTTAGTAATTTTGATGTTTTTAGGTGGTTGCGCTGGTTCAACTGCTGGGGGCTTAAAGATAATACGTGTTGTGATTGTTTGTAAGCAAATTTGGGCAGAAATTAAGCGGACTTTGCATCCGCGGATGATTATGACGATAAAGCTAGACAATCGAATTTTAGAAAGTAGTGTGTTAAATAGTGTTTCGCAATTTTTCGCATTATATATGTTGACAGTTGCAGTATCTGTACTGTTAGTTACAGCCTGTGGGTTAGATTTTAACAATGCATTAAGTGCTACTTTATCGACACTGGGGAACGTTGGTTTAGGATTTGGCGTAGTTGGACCATCGAGTAATGCCGGACAATTGCCTGAATCCGCTAAATTTATTTTATCTTGGTGTATGTTATTAGGACGTTTAGAATTTTTTACTTTATTAGTGGTATTTCAAGCGGACTTTTGGCGTGGAAAAAAGGGTTGGTAA